The Roseiconus lacunae genomic sequence AAAGTTGGCTAAGTAAGATGCCAAAGCACCTCGCCTTGTCAGCCGGCGGCACTCGCCACGGGACGTTGATTGTTTTGCTCGGTCGACTGCCTTGTCCGTTTAGTCGTTCGTAATCAGGCTCGCCGCATTAACGTTGCCTCGCCAGCGGCACCGATTGTGGTTGGTCGCGGATTCGGTCGGCAGCAAACGCGAACCGCCCATCGAAATCAGGATGCGATTGGTAACGTTCACAGTCCATTTTTCGGGATCGTTTGTTTTCAATAACGGGGGACTTCTGCGTCCACCTCAAGGCTCCAGGCGTCGATACCGCCAGCCATGTTTTGTGTCTGACCGAATCCCCTGCCGCGCAGTGCCTGTGTGACTTGCATGCTGCGGCCACCGTGATGGCAATGGACCACGATTCGCGAATCGCGATGCGGTTCCAATTCCTCGATACGATCGAGAATCTCGCCCATGGGGATCAGCGTGCTGCCTTCGATCTTTGCCGTCGCGTACTCTTCGGGCTGGCGGACATCGAGCAATAGGAAGTCTTCATTCGCTTGACGTAAAGCCTTTACGGATTGGACATCAATTTCGATCGGCAATTCTTCAGACATTTTTTTATTCGGGCTCGAGAGATGGATTGGCAAGACACTGATAGTCGGCAGTTTTACAGTCGGCAATTGGAAATCGTCGTCTGGAAGATCGCCGTCGCGCCAAGACGTTCGAGTTTTTCCATCACGTCGATAATCTCGTCTCGGCGGACCATCACACGAACGCTGCGCAACGTTTCGTCTTCGAGTGTCCCGATGGTCGGTGAATTAAATCCTGGCGTGATCTTCTCGGCGTCGGCCAGTTTGGCAAGCGGGACATTGTATTCCAACAACGCGAAATCACGGGCGATCACGACACCTTCTAATCGCCGGACGACTCGGTTTGCCATTTCCACGTCACGGCAGCGATCGTTTTGGATTAACACCGTTTCGTAAGAACCGATTTCTTCCAGGACCCGCAATCGGTTGGCCGCCAACGTGCTTCCCGTTTCGACCAGGTCTACAATCGCATCGGCGACCCCCAATCCGATCATCACTTCGACGCTGCCCGAGAGCGACACCATGTGTGCGAGCGCATTGTGCTGTCCCAAGTAAGCTTTCGTGACCGACGGAAAACTTGTCGCGATACGTTTCCCATCCAACTCGTTTGCCGATTTGATCTCGCTGTCTTCGGGGATGCAGATCGCTAACCGGCAGCGGCCGACGCCCAGCCGCATCCGAGTGGAGACATTCGCGTTGGCTTCTTCGACTAAGTCGCTACCGGTGATCCCCATATCGATTGCACCTTCGGCAACGAGCGTGGGAATGTCATCGGTTCGCAGAAAAATCATGTCAATCGGCAGACCTTTGACTTTGGCAAACAGGCCGCGATTCTGGCGACGAAAATTAAGCCCCGCTTGGGCGAGAAGTTCTCCCGAAAGTTCGCTCAGTCGACCCTTGCTTGGAATCCCGATTCGCAGGTTGTTATTGAGTAATCCCATCGTCATTGCTTCATTCTACTCTGTTCTGTTATTTCAATTTCGTTCGCACCGATTCGCAGACGTTTGAAGTCGCTTCACCGAAGTTGAGTTGCGATCGGTGGCGGTGTTTTATTGCGAAGGTTTGCGACTGGCCTTTTCGCTTAGCCCCGAGGTGCCTTCGCGCCGCGCTAATTCGGCGGCGACTTCGTCCAGCTCAACACCTCGGTAAGCCAGCATGACGAGCGTGTGATAGATCAAATCGCCCGCTTCGTAGACAAAGTGATTGCGTCCTTCGTCACCGGGTTCGTCGGCCGCCTCGATCAATTCGGCAGCCTCTTCGAGAATCTTCGCGCCAATTTTTTCACTGCCGCCGTCCATCAACTTCGTCGTGTATGACCCGGCGGGACGGGTTTCGGCTCGTTCGGCAAGCGTTTTCATCAGGCGATCGAGCGGCATTAATGAGTCGGGCATCAGGCGTTCCGGTGCTCCAGTTTTTCGTCAGATCGGTTCATTCTGGTCATTGTTTTGCAGCGGATCGTAAATCAGACGAGCGATTCCGTCCACCTTCCCACCGGGTCGCTCCGTTTTAGGACGGACCAGACCAGGTCCGGCGAGGGGCATCTCAAGTCGATCAGGCCTTTTCGTGCGACCGCTCAGTGCCAATCCCCGTACTGGGCGGCGAACGGGTTTCGGTTTAACGTGTCCTAAAATCGGGTGGCCGAAATTCTTCTTTCGAGACTTGAACCATGATCACAATCGTCGACTACCAAATGGGGAACCTTCGCAGCGTTCAAAAAGCGGTGCAACGCGTCGGCGGCGAGGCCAAGATTTCATCAGATCCTCATGAAATCGCAACGGCCGATCGGTTAATCCTGCCCGGCGTCGGTGCATTTGGTGACGCGATGGCGGAAATTAATCGACGTGATCTCGCGACACCGATCCGCGATTTCTGCCAGACCCGGCGTCCGTTCTTGGGAATCTGCCTCGGCCTGCAATTGCTTTTCGAAGAAGGCTTCGAGCACGGAACCCATCGCGGACTGGGCATTCTTTCCGGCGACGTCGTTCGCTTTGAACTGCCCGAGCACTTGAAAGTCCCACATATGGGGTGGAACACAGTCAAGAAGCAGAGTGATTGTGAGTTGCTCGAAGATATTGGCGATTCGTCCCACTTCTATTTCGTGCACTCGTTTTACGTGCGGCCCTCCGATCCATCGGTCGTCGCCCTGACCTGTGACTATGGCGGCGACTTTTGTGCCATGATCGCCCAGGGTAACTTGTTTGCCACCCAGTTCCACCCCGAGAAGAGCCAGTCGAATGGGCTGCAGCTTCTCCGTCGCTTCACCCAACTCGCCAGTCATTCCGGAGCACCGACCGCGTGATCGCGGGGGAAGCATCGGCTTTGAGCAGCGACATCGTGTCGGGATGAATGAGCGACATCGCGAGACACCATTTTTCCACATCTCGGAAACTCCGCGATGGCTACTGCGGATAAGGCTGCCAGGTCGACCCATTTTTCCTGGTCTAACAAACGGCATTAAAAAAACTTGCTTGTTGTGAGCCGGCGCAACTGCTGTTCACACCAAAAGTTCTGTCGTGCCAAACAAAATCGGCCGCAAAACTTTCGCAGGTCTCCCAGCTTTCCCCCTTCCCGTTGAGCGAAGTATCGCAATCCTTTGCGGCCGCTGATGGCAAGCGTCAGTGGCTGACGCGTGTCGGGGCGGTGTTCGAGCTTCGTCGCGACGATTTTCGCGAGTGTCGAAGGCCGGCTCCCATTCCGTACTCAACGATGGAGACTGTTTGTGTTCCTGTATCCCCATGTAAGAATCCTCAACCTGTTTGCAGCTGCGATGGTCATGCTGCCGATGTTGACTACGTCGGCGATCGCACAAGACGTCGTAGCGAATTCGCCTCGCTCGGCCGGGCGTGCGACCACGTTAACGAATTCAACGGTTGTGACTCCGGGGCGATATTACTGCTCGCGGTGCCAAACGTGGCACCAACGTCAAGTGTCGACCAGCGTTGCGCCGCAAGCGACCGCAATTCCGCAAACCGCCGGCAATGCGGTGAGGCGGGTAGCTGCGGGGTCGGCGGAGGTGTTGCGGTCGTCAGCCGGCATCCAAAATGTGCTGTCGGTCTTGAATCGTCAGCGATCACGTCAAGGATTGCGTAGCCTTCGACCCGACCCGGCTTTGCAGGCGGTTGCCGAACGCCGTGCTCAGCAGATGGCGAGCATGGGGACGAAGTCGCATCCACCGGGATCGTTTTCGCCTGGCCGATACGAGGGTGTCGGCTGGTCCAGTTCCTACTCGCCCAACGGGGTTTATGCGTGCTATACAAGCGATCCCAGCATGAGCGTCGCCGGGGCGGCAATGGCGACCGGACGAGATGGCGTCTATTTCGCAGTGGTTTACCGCTAGTTGAAACTGGGGGCATCGACCGCCGCGAATTGATGGCTTGGGTGTCGGCGATGTTCGCAGGAATCCAAGTGGTGGGCATGAGATTCGATTCGCTGGCTGCCTCGCCGCCGATGGCATCGGCGATGTCGAACGATCAACCGTTCATGTCTGCCGAGCAAGCTCGGCAGACGGTCCAAGAATTAATCGATTCGAGCTTGCAGTATTGCCCTCGAGCTTACGAGGGCGATAAGCACTGGGGCGACACGAAGAAGGTTTGGGCGGGGATTCGCGTTGGACGTGAGGGGCTGCGGATCACGACGCATCGGCGTTGGAAAGAGGTCAAGCATGGCCTGCAAACTAAGTACGAAGTCTCGCTACCGGGAGACCCGAATGCCGCGCCTCCGATTTATGTCCAAGTCCATTCGGTCACTCCGAATCGTCCGCTCGACGGTGGTCTTTGCCACGGTTGGAAAATCCACACGGATTTAATCGCGCCGCTGGATTTTAAGGCCCGTATTGAGCGTTGGACGCGAGGCCTTCAGTTCTACAGTGTTGAGGTGAC encodes the following:
- the hisH gene encoding imidazole glycerol phosphate synthase subunit HisH, with translation MITIVDYQMGNLRSVQKAVQRVGGEAKISSDPHEIATADRLILPGVGAFGDAMAEINRRDLATPIRDFCQTRRPFLGICLGLQLLFEEGFEHGTHRGLGILSGDVVRFELPEHLKVPHMGWNTVKKQSDCELLEDIGDSSHFYFVHSFYVRPSDPSVVALTCDYGGDFCAMIAQGNLFATQFHPEKSQSNGLQLLRRFTQLASHSGAPTA
- the hisG gene encoding ATP phosphoribosyltransferase; this translates as MTMGLLNNNLRIGIPSKGRLSELSGELLAQAGLNFRRQNRGLFAKVKGLPIDMIFLRTDDIPTLVAEGAIDMGITGSDLVEEANANVSTRMRLGVGRCRLAICIPEDSEIKSANELDGKRIATSFPSVTKAYLGQHNALAHMVSLSGSVEVMIGLGVADAIVDLVETGSTLAANRLRVLEEIGSYETVLIQNDRCRDVEMANRVVRRLEGVVIARDFALLEYNVPLAKLADAEKITPGFNSPTIGTLEDETLRSVRVMVRRDEIIDVMEKLERLGATAIFQTTISNCRL
- a CDS encoding rhodanese-like domain-containing protein — encoded protein: MSEELPIEIDVQSVKALRQANEDFLLLDVRQPEEYATAKIEGSTLIPMGEILDRIEELEPHRDSRIVVHCHHGGRSMQVTQALRGRGFGQTQNMAGGIDAWSLEVDAEVPRY
- a CDS encoding phosphoribosyl-ATP diphosphatase, producing the protein MPDSLMPLDRLMKTLAERAETRPAGSYTTKLMDGGSEKIGAKILEEAAELIEAADEPGDEGRNHFVYEAGDLIYHTLVMLAYRGVELDEVAAELARREGTSGLSEKASRKPSQ
- a CDS encoding CAP domain-containing protein, which gives rise to MFLYPHVRILNLFAAAMVMLPMLTTSAIAQDVVANSPRSAGRATTLTNSTVVTPGRYYCSRCQTWHQRQVSTSVAPQATAIPQTAGNAVRRVAAGSAEVLRSSAGIQNVLSVLNRQRSRQGLRSLRPDPALQAVAERRAQQMASMGTKSHPPGSFSPGRYEGVGWSSSYSPNGVYACYTSDPSMSVAGAAMATGRDGVYFAVVYR